Proteins encoded by one window of Physeter macrocephalus isolate SW-GA unplaced genomic scaffold, ASM283717v5 random_169, whole genome shotgun sequence:
- the DDX39A gene encoding ATP-dependent RNA helicase DDX39A isoform X2 — protein sequence MWPQQAEAGRCCTDGVVGPTVGVSVGGELRRDRRTMSGLVFSGWVAFCASSQELTPAPRPSRTCVNSLQLLCSHLPLLPCWVRLPACIRHLSCFPRPFPPSSVLSTMAEQDVENELLDYEEDEEPQAPPESAPAAPKKDIKGSYVSIHSSGFRDFLLKPELLRAIVDCGFEHPSEGMPPWSFPPRPASDRLSVVPSATREGPTQREHLVSDSSCALSPSVQHECIPQAILGMDILCQAKSGMGKTAVFVLATLQQIEPVNGQVSVFFGGLSIKKDEEVLKKNCPHVVVGTPGRTLALVRNRSLNLKNVKHFVLDECDKMLEQLDMRRDVQEIFRLTPHEKQCMMFSATLSKEIRPVCRKFMQDPMEVFVDDETKLTLHGLQQYYVKLKDSEKNRKLFDLLDVLEFNQVVIFVKSVQRCMALAQLLVEQNFPAIAIHRGMAQEERLSRYQQFKDFQRRILVATNLFGRGMDIERVNIVFNYDMPEDSDTYLHRVARAGRFGTKGLAITFVSDENDAKILNDVQDRFEVNVAELPEEIDISTYIEQSR from the exons ATGTGGCCACAACAGGCAGAAGCTGGGAGGTGCTGCACAGATGGTGTGGTGGGACCTACTGTTGGAGTCAGTGTCGGGGGTGAGCTAAGGAGGGATCGGAGAACGATGTCCGGTCTTGTCTTCAGTGGCTGGGTGGCTTTCTGTGCCAGCTCGCAAGAGCTGACACCAGCACCTCGCCCCTCTCGGACCTGTGTCAACAGCCTGCAGCTTCTGTGCAGCCATCTCCCTCTTCTCCCATGCTGGGTGCGTTTACCTGCATGCATCAGGCACCTTAGTTGCTTCCCTcggcccttccctccctcctctgttctCAGCACCATGGCGGAACAGGATGTGGAAAACGAGCTTCTGGATTATGAGGAAGATGAAGAGCCCCAGGCTCCTCCAGAGAGCGCTCCAGCTGCCCCCAAGAAAGATATCAAGGGTTCCTACGTTTCCATCCACAGCTCTGGCTTCCGGGACTTTTTGCTGAAGCCTGAGCTCCTGAGGGCCATAGTGGACTGTGGCTTCGAGCATCCATCTGAGGGTATGCCTCCCTGGTCCTTCCCGCCGAGGCCCGCCTCTGACCGCCTCAGTGTGGTCCCCTCAGCCACCCGTGAGGGGCCTACACAGAGGGAACATCTGGTTTCTGATAGCTCATGTGCTCTCTCCCCCTCAGTCCAGCACGAGTGTATTCCACAAGCCATCCTGGGCATGGACATCCTGTGCCAGGCCAAGTCAGGGATGGGCAAGACAGCGGTTTTTGTGTTGGCCACCCTGCAGCAGATTGAGCCCGTCAACGGACAG GTGTCTGTATTCTTCGGGGGCCTCTCCATCAAGAAGGATGAGGAGGTGTTGAAGAAGAACTGTCCCCATGTCGTGGTGGGGACGCCGGGCCGGACCCTGGCGCTTGTGCGGAACAGGAGCCTCAACCTGAAGAATGTGAAGCACTTCGTGTTGGACGAGTGTGACAAGATGCTGGAGCAGTTGG ACATGCGGCGGGACGTGCAGGAGATCTTCCGCCTGACACCCCACGAGAAGCAGTGCATGATGTTCAGCGCTACCCTGAGCAAGGAGATCCGGCCCGTCTGCAGGAAGTTCATGCAAGAC CCCATGGAGGTGTTTGTGGACGATGAGACCAAGCTCACGCTGCATGGGCTGCAGCAGTACTATGTCAAACTTAAGGACAGTGAGAAGAACCGCAAGCTCTTTGACCTCCTGGATGTGTTGGAGTTTAACCAG GTGGTGATATTTGTGAAGTCGGTGCAGCGCTGCATGGCCTTGGCCCAGCTCCTCGTGGAGCAGAACTTCCCAGCCATTGCCATCCACAGGGGCATGGCCCAGGAGGAGCG CCTGTCACGTTATCAGCAGTTTAAGGACTTCCAGCGGCGGATCCTGGTGGCCACCAATCTGTTTGGCCGAGGAATGGACATTGAGCGTGTCAACATTGTCTTCAATTATGACATGCCCGAGGACTCAGACACCTACCTCCACCGC GTGGCCCGTGCGGGTCGCTTTGGTACCAAAGGCCTGGCCATTACTTTCGTGTCTGATGAGAatgatgccaaaatcctcaatgATGTCCAGGACCGGTTTGAAGTGAATGTGGCAGAGCTTCCAGAAGAAATAGACATCTCCACATACA TTGAGCAGAGCCGGTAA
- the DDX39A gene encoding ATP-dependent RNA helicase DDX39A isoform X1, with the protein MWPQQAEAGRCCTDGVVGPTVGVSVGGELRRDRRTMSGLVFSGWVAFCASSQELTPAPRPSRTCVNSLQLLCSHLPLLPCWVRLPACIRHLSCFPRPFPPSSVLSTMAEQDVENELLDYEEDEEPQAPPESAPAAPKKDIKGSYVSIHSSGFRDFLLKPELLRAIVDCGFEHPSEGMPPWSFPPRPASDRLSVVPSATREGPTQREHLVSDSSCALSPSVQHECIPQAILGMDILCQAKSGMGKTAVFVLATLQQIEPVNGQVTVLVMCHTRELAFQISKEYERFSKYMPSVKVSVFFGGLSIKKDEEVLKKNCPHVVVGTPGRTLALVRNRSLNLKNVKHFVLDECDKMLEQLDMRRDVQEIFRLTPHEKQCMMFSATLSKEIRPVCRKFMQDPMEVFVDDETKLTLHGLQQYYVKLKDSEKNRKLFDLLDVLEFNQVVIFVKSVQRCMALAQLLVEQNFPAIAIHRGMAQEERLSRYQQFKDFQRRILVATNLFGRGMDIERVNIVFNYDMPEDSDTYLHRVARAGRFGTKGLAITFVSDENDAKILNDVQDRFEVNVAELPEEIDISTYIEQSR; encoded by the exons ATGTGGCCACAACAGGCAGAAGCTGGGAGGTGCTGCACAGATGGTGTGGTGGGACCTACTGTTGGAGTCAGTGTCGGGGGTGAGCTAAGGAGGGATCGGAGAACGATGTCCGGTCTTGTCTTCAGTGGCTGGGTGGCTTTCTGTGCCAGCTCGCAAGAGCTGACACCAGCACCTCGCCCCTCTCGGACCTGTGTCAACAGCCTGCAGCTTCTGTGCAGCCATCTCCCTCTTCTCCCATGCTGGGTGCGTTTACCTGCATGCATCAGGCACCTTAGTTGCTTCCCTcggcccttccctccctcctctgttctCAGCACCATGGCGGAACAGGATGTGGAAAACGAGCTTCTGGATTATGAGGAAGATGAAGAGCCCCAGGCTCCTCCAGAGAGCGCTCCAGCTGCCCCCAAGAAAGATATCAAGGGTTCCTACGTTTCCATCCACAGCTCTGGCTTCCGGGACTTTTTGCTGAAGCCTGAGCTCCTGAGGGCCATAGTGGACTGTGGCTTCGAGCATCCATCTGAGGGTATGCCTCCCTGGTCCTTCCCGCCGAGGCCCGCCTCTGACCGCCTCAGTGTGGTCCCCTCAGCCACCCGTGAGGGGCCTACACAGAGGGAACATCTGGTTTCTGATAGCTCATGTGCTCTCTCCCCCTCAGTCCAGCACGAGTGTATTCCACAAGCCATCCTGGGCATGGACATCCTGTGCCAGGCCAAGTCAGGGATGGGCAAGACAGCGGTTTTTGTGTTGGCCACCCTGCAGCAGATTGAGCCCGTCAACGGACAG GTGACGGTCCTGGTTATGTGCCACACTCGAGAGCTGGCCTTCCAGATCAGCAAGGAGTATGAGCGCTTCTCAAAATACATGCCCAGCGTCAAG GTGTCTGTATTCTTCGGGGGCCTCTCCATCAAGAAGGATGAGGAGGTGTTGAAGAAGAACTGTCCCCATGTCGTGGTGGGGACGCCGGGCCGGACCCTGGCGCTTGTGCGGAACAGGAGCCTCAACCTGAAGAATGTGAAGCACTTCGTGTTGGACGAGTGTGACAAGATGCTGGAGCAGTTGG ACATGCGGCGGGACGTGCAGGAGATCTTCCGCCTGACACCCCACGAGAAGCAGTGCATGATGTTCAGCGCTACCCTGAGCAAGGAGATCCGGCCCGTCTGCAGGAAGTTCATGCAAGAC CCCATGGAGGTGTTTGTGGACGATGAGACCAAGCTCACGCTGCATGGGCTGCAGCAGTACTATGTCAAACTTAAGGACAGTGAGAAGAACCGCAAGCTCTTTGACCTCCTGGATGTGTTGGAGTTTAACCAG GTGGTGATATTTGTGAAGTCGGTGCAGCGCTGCATGGCCTTGGCCCAGCTCCTCGTGGAGCAGAACTTCCCAGCCATTGCCATCCACAGGGGCATGGCCCAGGAGGAGCG CCTGTCACGTTATCAGCAGTTTAAGGACTTCCAGCGGCGGATCCTGGTGGCCACCAATCTGTTTGGCCGAGGAATGGACATTGAGCGTGTCAACATTGTCTTCAATTATGACATGCCCGAGGACTCAGACACCTACCTCCACCGC GTGGCCCGTGCGGGTCGCTTTGGTACCAAAGGCCTGGCCATTACTTTCGTGTCTGATGAGAatgatgccaaaatcctcaatgATGTCCAGGACCGGTTTGAAGTGAATGTGGCAGAGCTTCCAGAAGAAATAGACATCTCCACATACA TTGAGCAGAGCCGGTAA
- the DDX39A gene encoding ATP-dependent RNA helicase DDX39A isoform X3, protein MWPQQAEAGRCCTDGVVGPTVGVSVGGELRRDRRTMSGLVFSGWVAFCASSQELTPAPRPSRTCVNSLQLLCSHLPLLPCWVRLPACIRHLSCFPRPFPPSSVLSTMAEQDVENELLDYEEDEEPQAPPESAPAAPKKDIKGSYVSIHSSGFRDFLLKPELLRAIVDCGFEHPSEVQHECIPQAILGMDILCQAKSGMGKTAVFVLATLQQIEPVNGQVTVLVMCHTRELAFQISKEYERFSKYMPSVKVSVFFGGLSIKKDEEVLKKNCPHVVVGTPGRTLALVRNRSLNLKNVKHFVLDECDKMLEQLDMRRDVQEIFRLTPHEKQCMMFSATLSKEIRPVCRKFMQDPMEVFVDDETKLTLHGLQQYYVKLKDSEKNRKLFDLLDVLEFNQVVIFVKSVQRCMALAQLLVEQNFPAIAIHRGMAQEERLSRYQQFKDFQRRILVATNLFGRGMDIERVNIVFNYDMPEDSDTYLHRVARAGRFGTKGLAITFVSDENDAKILNDVQDRFEVNVAELPEEIDISTYIEQSR, encoded by the exons ATGTGGCCACAACAGGCAGAAGCTGGGAGGTGCTGCACAGATGGTGTGGTGGGACCTACTGTTGGAGTCAGTGTCGGGGGTGAGCTAAGGAGGGATCGGAGAACGATGTCCGGTCTTGTCTTCAGTGGCTGGGTGGCTTTCTGTGCCAGCTCGCAAGAGCTGACACCAGCACCTCGCCCCTCTCGGACCTGTGTCAACAGCCTGCAGCTTCTGTGCAGCCATCTCCCTCTTCTCCCATGCTGGGTGCGTTTACCTGCATGCATCAGGCACCTTAGTTGCTTCCCTcggcccttccctccctcctctgttctCAGCACCATGGCGGAACAGGATGTGGAAAACGAGCTTCTGGATTATGAGGAAGATGAAGAGCCCCAGGCTCCTCCAGAGAGCGCTCCAGCTGCCCCCAAGAAAGATATCAAGGGTTCCTACGTTTCCATCCACAGCTCTGGCTTCCGGGACTTTTTGCTGAAGCCTGAGCTCCTGAGGGCCATAGTGGACTGTGGCTTCGAGCATCCATCTGAGG TCCAGCACGAGTGTATTCCACAAGCCATCCTGGGCATGGACATCCTGTGCCAGGCCAAGTCAGGGATGGGCAAGACAGCGGTTTTTGTGTTGGCCACCCTGCAGCAGATTGAGCCCGTCAACGGACAG GTGACGGTCCTGGTTATGTGCCACACTCGAGAGCTGGCCTTCCAGATCAGCAAGGAGTATGAGCGCTTCTCAAAATACATGCCCAGCGTCAAG GTGTCTGTATTCTTCGGGGGCCTCTCCATCAAGAAGGATGAGGAGGTGTTGAAGAAGAACTGTCCCCATGTCGTGGTGGGGACGCCGGGCCGGACCCTGGCGCTTGTGCGGAACAGGAGCCTCAACCTGAAGAATGTGAAGCACTTCGTGTTGGACGAGTGTGACAAGATGCTGGAGCAGTTGG ACATGCGGCGGGACGTGCAGGAGATCTTCCGCCTGACACCCCACGAGAAGCAGTGCATGATGTTCAGCGCTACCCTGAGCAAGGAGATCCGGCCCGTCTGCAGGAAGTTCATGCAAGAC CCCATGGAGGTGTTTGTGGACGATGAGACCAAGCTCACGCTGCATGGGCTGCAGCAGTACTATGTCAAACTTAAGGACAGTGAGAAGAACCGCAAGCTCTTTGACCTCCTGGATGTGTTGGAGTTTAACCAG GTGGTGATATTTGTGAAGTCGGTGCAGCGCTGCATGGCCTTGGCCCAGCTCCTCGTGGAGCAGAACTTCCCAGCCATTGCCATCCACAGGGGCATGGCCCAGGAGGAGCG CCTGTCACGTTATCAGCAGTTTAAGGACTTCCAGCGGCGGATCCTGGTGGCCACCAATCTGTTTGGCCGAGGAATGGACATTGAGCGTGTCAACATTGTCTTCAATTATGACATGCCCGAGGACTCAGACACCTACCTCCACCGC GTGGCCCGTGCGGGTCGCTTTGGTACCAAAGGCCTGGCCATTACTTTCGTGTCTGATGAGAatgatgccaaaatcctcaatgATGTCCAGGACCGGTTTGAAGTGAATGTGGCAGAGCTTCCAGAAGAAATAGACATCTCCACATACA TTGAGCAGAGCCGGTAA
- the DDX39A gene encoding ATP-dependent RNA helicase DDX39A isoform X4, translated as MAEQDVENELLDYEEDEEPQAPPESAPAAPKKDIKGSYVSIHSSGFRDFLLKPELLRAIVDCGFEHPSEGMPPWSFPPRPASDRLSVVPSATREGPTQREHLVSDSSCALSPSVQHECIPQAILGMDILCQAKSGMGKTAVFVLATLQQIEPVNGQVTVLVMCHTRELAFQISKEYERFSKYMPSVKVSVFFGGLSIKKDEEVLKKNCPHVVVGTPGRTLALVRNRSLNLKNVKHFVLDECDKMLEQLDMRRDVQEIFRLTPHEKQCMMFSATLSKEIRPVCRKFMQDPMEVFVDDETKLTLHGLQQYYVKLKDSEKNRKLFDLLDVLEFNQVVIFVKSVQRCMALAQLLVEQNFPAIAIHRGMAQEERLSRYQQFKDFQRRILVATNLFGRGMDIERVNIVFNYDMPEDSDTYLHRVARAGRFGTKGLAITFVSDENDAKILNDVQDRFEVNVAELPEEIDISTYIEQSR; from the exons ATGGCGGAACAGGATGTGGAAAACGAGCTTCTGGATTATGAGGAAGATGAAGAGCCCCAGGCTCCTCCAGAGAGCGCTCCAGCTGCCCCCAAGAAAGATATCAAGGGTTCCTACGTTTCCATCCACAGCTCTGGCTTCCGGGACTTTTTGCTGAAGCCTGAGCTCCTGAGGGCCATAGTGGACTGTGGCTTCGAGCATCCATCTGAGGGTATGCCTCCCTGGTCCTTCCCGCCGAGGCCCGCCTCTGACCGCCTCAGTGTGGTCCCCTCAGCCACCCGTGAGGGGCCTACACAGAGGGAACATCTGGTTTCTGATAGCTCATGTGCTCTCTCCCCCTCAGTCCAGCACGAGTGTATTCCACAAGCCATCCTGGGCATGGACATCCTGTGCCAGGCCAAGTCAGGGATGGGCAAGACAGCGGTTTTTGTGTTGGCCACCCTGCAGCAGATTGAGCCCGTCAACGGACAG GTGACGGTCCTGGTTATGTGCCACACTCGAGAGCTGGCCTTCCAGATCAGCAAGGAGTATGAGCGCTTCTCAAAATACATGCCCAGCGTCAAG GTGTCTGTATTCTTCGGGGGCCTCTCCATCAAGAAGGATGAGGAGGTGTTGAAGAAGAACTGTCCCCATGTCGTGGTGGGGACGCCGGGCCGGACCCTGGCGCTTGTGCGGAACAGGAGCCTCAACCTGAAGAATGTGAAGCACTTCGTGTTGGACGAGTGTGACAAGATGCTGGAGCAGTTGG ACATGCGGCGGGACGTGCAGGAGATCTTCCGCCTGACACCCCACGAGAAGCAGTGCATGATGTTCAGCGCTACCCTGAGCAAGGAGATCCGGCCCGTCTGCAGGAAGTTCATGCAAGAC CCCATGGAGGTGTTTGTGGACGATGAGACCAAGCTCACGCTGCATGGGCTGCAGCAGTACTATGTCAAACTTAAGGACAGTGAGAAGAACCGCAAGCTCTTTGACCTCCTGGATGTGTTGGAGTTTAACCAG GTGGTGATATTTGTGAAGTCGGTGCAGCGCTGCATGGCCTTGGCCCAGCTCCTCGTGGAGCAGAACTTCCCAGCCATTGCCATCCACAGGGGCATGGCCCAGGAGGAGCG CCTGTCACGTTATCAGCAGTTTAAGGACTTCCAGCGGCGGATCCTGGTGGCCACCAATCTGTTTGGCCGAGGAATGGACATTGAGCGTGTCAACATTGTCTTCAATTATGACATGCCCGAGGACTCAGACACCTACCTCCACCGC GTGGCCCGTGCGGGTCGCTTTGGTACCAAAGGCCTGGCCATTACTTTCGTGTCTGATGAGAatgatgccaaaatcctcaatgATGTCCAGGACCGGTTTGAAGTGAATGTGGCAGAGCTTCCAGAAGAAATAGACATCTCCACATACA TTGAGCAGAGCCGGTAA
- the DDX39A gene encoding ATP-dependent RNA helicase DDX39A isoform X6 has product MAEQDVENELLDYEEDEEPQAPPESAPAAPKKDIKGSYVSIHSSGFRDFLLKPELLRAIVDCGFEHPSEVQHECIPQAILGMDILCQAKSGMGKTAVFVLATLQQIEPVNGQVTVLVMCHTRELAFQISKEYERFSKYMPSVKVSVFFGGLSIKKDEEVLKKNCPHVVVGTPGRTLALVRNRSLNLKNVKHFVLDECDKMLEQLDMRRDVQEIFRLTPHEKQCMMFSATLSKEIRPVCRKFMQDPMEVFVDDETKLTLHGLQQYYVKLKDSEKNRKLFDLLDVLEFNQVVIFVKSVQRCMALAQLLVEQNFPAIAIHRGMAQEERLSRYQQFKDFQRRILVATNLFGRGMDIERVNIVFNYDMPEDSDTYLHRVARAGRFGTKGLAITFVSDENDAKILNDVQDRFEVNVAELPEEIDISTYIEQSR; this is encoded by the exons ATGGCGGAACAGGATGTGGAAAACGAGCTTCTGGATTATGAGGAAGATGAAGAGCCCCAGGCTCCTCCAGAGAGCGCTCCAGCTGCCCCCAAGAAAGATATCAAGGGTTCCTACGTTTCCATCCACAGCTCTGGCTTCCGGGACTTTTTGCTGAAGCCTGAGCTCCTGAGGGCCATAGTGGACTGTGGCTTCGAGCATCCATCTGAGG TCCAGCACGAGTGTATTCCACAAGCCATCCTGGGCATGGACATCCTGTGCCAGGCCAAGTCAGGGATGGGCAAGACAGCGGTTTTTGTGTTGGCCACCCTGCAGCAGATTGAGCCCGTCAACGGACAG GTGACGGTCCTGGTTATGTGCCACACTCGAGAGCTGGCCTTCCAGATCAGCAAGGAGTATGAGCGCTTCTCAAAATACATGCCCAGCGTCAAG GTGTCTGTATTCTTCGGGGGCCTCTCCATCAAGAAGGATGAGGAGGTGTTGAAGAAGAACTGTCCCCATGTCGTGGTGGGGACGCCGGGCCGGACCCTGGCGCTTGTGCGGAACAGGAGCCTCAACCTGAAGAATGTGAAGCACTTCGTGTTGGACGAGTGTGACAAGATGCTGGAGCAGTTGG ACATGCGGCGGGACGTGCAGGAGATCTTCCGCCTGACACCCCACGAGAAGCAGTGCATGATGTTCAGCGCTACCCTGAGCAAGGAGATCCGGCCCGTCTGCAGGAAGTTCATGCAAGAC CCCATGGAGGTGTTTGTGGACGATGAGACCAAGCTCACGCTGCATGGGCTGCAGCAGTACTATGTCAAACTTAAGGACAGTGAGAAGAACCGCAAGCTCTTTGACCTCCTGGATGTGTTGGAGTTTAACCAG GTGGTGATATTTGTGAAGTCGGTGCAGCGCTGCATGGCCTTGGCCCAGCTCCTCGTGGAGCAGAACTTCCCAGCCATTGCCATCCACAGGGGCATGGCCCAGGAGGAGCG CCTGTCACGTTATCAGCAGTTTAAGGACTTCCAGCGGCGGATCCTGGTGGCCACCAATCTGTTTGGCCGAGGAATGGACATTGAGCGTGTCAACATTGTCTTCAATTATGACATGCCCGAGGACTCAGACACCTACCTCCACCGC GTGGCCCGTGCGGGTCGCTTTGGTACCAAAGGCCTGGCCATTACTTTCGTGTCTGATGAGAatgatgccaaaatcctcaatgATGTCCAGGACCGGTTTGAAGTGAATGTGGCAGAGCTTCCAGAAGAAATAGACATCTCCACATACA TTGAGCAGAGCCGGTAA
- the DDX39A gene encoding ATP-dependent RNA helicase DDX39A isoform X5 — protein sequence MWPQQAEAGRCCTDGVVGPTVGVSVGGELRRDRRTMSGLVFSGWVAFCASSQELTPAPRPSRTCVNSLQLLCSHLPLLPCWVRLPACIRHLSCFPRPFPPSSVLSTMAEQDVENELLDYEEDEEPQAPPESAPAAPKKDIKGSYVSIHSSGFRDFLLKPELLRAIVDCGFEHPSEGMPPWSFPPRPASDRLSVVPSATREGPTQREHLVSDSSCALSPSVQHECIPQAILGMDILCQAKSGMGKTAVFVLATLQQIEPVNGQVTVLVMCHTRELAFQISKEYERFSKYMPSVKVSVFFGGLSIKKDEEVLKKNCPHVVVGTPGRTLALVRNRSLNLKNVKHFVLDECDKMLEQLGSPP from the exons ATGTGGCCACAACAGGCAGAAGCTGGGAGGTGCTGCACAGATGGTGTGGTGGGACCTACTGTTGGAGTCAGTGTCGGGGGTGAGCTAAGGAGGGATCGGAGAACGATGTCCGGTCTTGTCTTCAGTGGCTGGGTGGCTTTCTGTGCCAGCTCGCAAGAGCTGACACCAGCACCTCGCCCCTCTCGGACCTGTGTCAACAGCCTGCAGCTTCTGTGCAGCCATCTCCCTCTTCTCCCATGCTGGGTGCGTTTACCTGCATGCATCAGGCACCTTAGTTGCTTCCCTcggcccttccctccctcctctgttctCAGCACCATGGCGGAACAGGATGTGGAAAACGAGCTTCTGGATTATGAGGAAGATGAAGAGCCCCAGGCTCCTCCAGAGAGCGCTCCAGCTGCCCCCAAGAAAGATATCAAGGGTTCCTACGTTTCCATCCACAGCTCTGGCTTCCGGGACTTTTTGCTGAAGCCTGAGCTCCTGAGGGCCATAGTGGACTGTGGCTTCGAGCATCCATCTGAGGGTATGCCTCCCTGGTCCTTCCCGCCGAGGCCCGCCTCTGACCGCCTCAGTGTGGTCCCCTCAGCCACCCGTGAGGGGCCTACACAGAGGGAACATCTGGTTTCTGATAGCTCATGTGCTCTCTCCCCCTCAGTCCAGCACGAGTGTATTCCACAAGCCATCCTGGGCATGGACATCCTGTGCCAGGCCAAGTCAGGGATGGGCAAGACAGCGGTTTTTGTGTTGGCCACCCTGCAGCAGATTGAGCCCGTCAACGGACAG GTGACGGTCCTGGTTATGTGCCACACTCGAGAGCTGGCCTTCCAGATCAGCAAGGAGTATGAGCGCTTCTCAAAATACATGCCCAGCGTCAAG GTGTCTGTATTCTTCGGGGGCCTCTCCATCAAGAAGGATGAGGAGGTGTTGAAGAAGAACTGTCCCCATGTCGTGGTGGGGACGCCGGGCCGGACCCTGGCGCTTGTGCGGAACAGGAGCCTCAACCTGAAGAATGTGAAGCACTTCGTGTTGGACGAGTGTGACAAGATGCTGGAGCAGTTGG GCTCCCCTCCCTGA